In Topomyia yanbarensis strain Yona2022 chromosome 2, ASM3024719v1, whole genome shotgun sequence, one DNA window encodes the following:
- the LOC131682752 gene encoding uncharacterized protein LOC131682752, which produces MHTNHNQSSANSSRVHYFEMANSGKYVRAPFESELVATDLHDDEGSEMSDSGTISADDLKMDQSDKSNDIDMQTGIADEDNSIPTGTNAVEGNTGQYDGQSTAPSHSLTGDISKNIGDRVDRLENAIVNLCEAMLEQHRQTATKDDKDTWENCFHEPETGQADRSLSAYPPTSSERRGIDIWKHSK; this is translated from the exons ATGCACACAAACCACAACCAGTCGAGTGCAAATAGTTCGAGAG TACACTATTTTGAAATGGCGAACAGCGGAAAATATGTGCGTGCTCCATTCGAAAGTGAGTTGGTTGCAACGGATCTACATGACGATGAGGGTTCGGAGATGTCAGACTCCGGAACGATTTCTGCTGACGACTTGAAAATGGATCAGTCGGATAAGTCGAATGACATTGATATGCAAACTGGAATAGCGGATGAAGATAACTCCATACCAACCGGGACTAATGCTGTGGAAGGTAATACAGGTCAATACGACGGTCAAAGCACTGCTCCTTCTCATTCACTGACCGGCGATATAAGTAAAAATATCGGCGATAGAGTAGATCGCCTGGAGAATGCGATTGTCAACCTTTGCGAAGCAATGTTAGAGCAACACCGCCAAACGGCTACAAAAGACGACAAAGATACTTGGGAGAATTGTTTCCACGAACCAGAAACTGGGCAAGCTGACCGTTCCCTATCGGCGTACCCGCCAACAAGCTCTGAGAGACGTGGTATCGATATCTGGAAACATTCGAAATAG